The Streptomyces sp. NBC_01197 genome window below encodes:
- the purS gene encoding phosphoribosylformylglycinamidine synthase subunit PurS yields MARVVVDVMLKPEILDPQGQAVQRALPRLGFDGIADVRQGKRFELEVDGPVDDAALARINELAETFLANTVIENFTVKVEAEK; encoded by the coding sequence GTGGCACGCGTCGTAGTCGACGTCATGCTCAAGCCGGAGATCCTCGACCCGCAGGGACAGGCGGTGCAGCGTGCACTGCCCCGTCTCGGTTTCGATGGAATCGCCGACGTCCGTCAGGGAAAGCGTTTCGAGCTGGAGGTCGATGGGCCGGTTGATGACGCCGCCCTCGCCCGTATCAACGAGCTCGCCGAAACGTTCCTCGCCAACACCGTCATCGAGAACTTCACCGTGAAGGTGGAGGCAGAGAAGTGA
- a CDS encoding histone-like nucleoid-structuring protein Lsr2, which produces MAQRVVVTLSDDIDGGEAAETVTFGLDGKSYEIDLNTANAKKLRKSLAPFLEAARKQSKSGKAYRHTSVAPDPAAVRAWARSNKMEVPARGRIPKKVYEAFNAAG; this is translated from the coding sequence GTGGCTCAGCGAGTAGTGGTCACGCTCTCCGACGACATCGACGGCGGAGAAGCGGCGGAAACGGTCACCTTCGGTCTCGACGGGAAGTCGTACGAGATCGACCTGAATACCGCCAATGCAAAGAAACTGCGCAAGTCACTGGCACCGTTCCTGGAGGCGGCTCGAAAGCAGTCGAAGTCGGGCAAGGCCTACCGGCACACCTCGGTGGCACCCGACCCGGCGGCGGTCCGCGCCTGGGCCCGGTCCAACAAGATGGAAGTCCCGGCCAGGGGTCGCATCCCGAAGAAGGTCTACGAGGCGTTCAACGCGGCCGGCTGA
- a CDS encoding ABC transporter ATP-binding protein has product MTDVIEVADLRRSYAGGYEAVAGVSFSVAAGELFALLGTNGAGKTSTVELLEGLAPPSGGQVRVLGHDPYRERAAIRPRTGVMLQEGGFSPELTVAETVRMWAGCTSRARPVGEAMEMVGLGGRAAIRVKQLSGGEKRRLDLAMALLGRPEVLFLDEPTTGLDAEGRRETWELVRELRDSGTTVLLTTHYLEEAEVLADRLAILHEGRIAAEGRVDEVVAAQPSHISFSLPEGMAVGDLPPLGTYVRTGGDIRLRTDELQRSATELLLWAREKEVELRGLDVRSASLEEAFLGIAQKQEVTR; this is encoded by the coding sequence ATGACAGATGTGATTGAGGTCGCAGACCTGCGGCGCAGCTATGCCGGTGGGTACGAGGCGGTGGCCGGCGTCTCCTTCTCGGTGGCCGCCGGGGAGCTGTTCGCGCTGCTGGGGACGAACGGCGCGGGGAAGACCTCCACGGTGGAGCTCCTGGAGGGCCTGGCGCCGCCGAGCGGGGGCCAGGTGCGTGTGCTGGGGCATGATCCGTACCGCGAGCGCGCCGCCATCCGGCCAAGAACCGGCGTAATGCTCCAGGAGGGCGGTTTCTCCCCCGAGCTGACCGTGGCCGAGACGGTCCGGATGTGGGCGGGCTGCACGAGCAGGGCTCGGCCGGTCGGTGAGGCCATGGAGATGGTGGGACTCGGCGGTAGGGCGGCCATACGGGTGAAGCAGCTGTCCGGCGGCGAGAAGCGGCGGCTGGACCTGGCGATGGCGCTTCTCGGCCGCCCCGAGGTGCTCTTCCTGGACGAGCCGACGACGGGCCTCGACGCCGAAGGACGCAGGGAGACCTGGGAGTTGGTGCGGGAGCTGCGCGACAGCGGTACGACGGTCCTGCTGACCACGCACTACCTGGAGGAGGCCGAAGTGCTGGCCGACCGGCTGGCGATCCTGCACGAGGGCCGGATAGCAGCCGAAGGCCGGGTGGACGAGGTGGTGGCCGCACAGCCCTCGCACATCTCCTTCTCCCTGCCCGAGGGGATGGCGGTCGGCGATCTGCCGCCGCTGGGGACGTACGTCCGTACGGGCGGTGACATCCGGCTGCGCACCGACGAACTGCAGCGGTCCGCCACCGAACTCCTGCTGTGGGCCAGGGAAAAGGAGGTCGAGCTGCGGGGG
- the purL gene encoding phosphoribosylformylglycinamidine synthase subunit PurL codes for MTTERNESAAKGRLDTVKHAAETPEAEQPWKELGLKEDEYARIREILGRRPTGAELAMYSVMWSEHCSYKSSKVHLKQFGEKVPVNDAMLVGIGENAGVVDVGQGYAVTFKVESHNHPSYIEPYQGAATGVGGIVRDILAMGARPVAVVDPLRFGAADHPDTRRVLPGVVAGIGGYGNCLGLPNIGGEVVFDACYQGNPLVNAGCIGVMKHEDIHLAKASGTGNKVILYGARTGGDGIGGVSVLASETFESTGPAKRPAVQVGDPFQEKLLIECTLEIFKEKLVAGIQDLGGAGLSCATSELASAGSGGMRVELDTVPLRDSSLSPEEILMSESQERMCAIVEPQHVERFMEICEKWDVIATDIGEVTEGSQLEIFWHGEQIVDVPPRSVAHEGPTYNRPYARPEWQDALQADDANKLPRPATSAELREQVLKLVASPNQASKAWITDQYDRFVQGNTVLAMPEDAGMVRIDEESNLGVTMATDGNGRFAKLDPYAGAQLALAEAYRNVATTGAKPLAISDCLNFGSPEDPAVMWQFAEATRGLADGCLELGTPVTGGNVSLYNQTGDAAIHPTPVVAVLGVIDDVNRRTPMAFAEEGQLLYLLGDTREELGGSAWSQVVHDHLGGVPPRVDLGREKLLAEILISASRDGMIDAAHDLSDGGLIQAVTESCLRGGKGARLIVPDGLSAFTFLFSESAGRAVVSIPRSEELRFNDMCGARGLPVTRIGVVDGEEIEVQGEFSIALSELRSAHEATVPALFA; via the coding sequence ATGACGACTGAACGAAACGAGAGCGCCGCCAAGGGCCGCCTCGACACCGTCAAGCACGCCGCCGAGACCCCCGAAGCCGAGCAGCCCTGGAAGGAGCTCGGCCTCAAGGAGGACGAGTACGCGCGGATCCGCGAGATCCTCGGCCGCCGTCCGACCGGCGCCGAGCTCGCCATGTACTCCGTGATGTGGTCCGAGCACTGCTCGTACAAGAGCAGCAAGGTGCACCTCAAGCAGTTCGGCGAGAAGGTCCCCGTCAACGACGCGATGCTGGTCGGCATCGGCGAGAACGCCGGTGTCGTGGACGTCGGCCAGGGTTACGCGGTCACCTTCAAGGTCGAGTCGCACAACCACCCCTCGTACATCGAGCCCTACCAGGGCGCGGCGACCGGCGTCGGCGGCATCGTCCGCGACATCCTCGCCATGGGGGCCCGCCCGGTCGCGGTCGTCGACCCGCTGCGGTTCGGCGCGGCCGACCACCCCGACACCCGGCGGGTACTGCCGGGTGTGGTCGCGGGCATCGGCGGTTACGGCAACTGCCTGGGGCTGCCGAACATCGGCGGCGAGGTCGTCTTCGACGCCTGCTACCAGGGCAATCCGCTGGTCAACGCGGGCTGCATCGGTGTGATGAAGCACGAGGACATCCACCTCGCGAAGGCTTCCGGCACCGGCAACAAGGTCATCCTGTACGGCGCCCGCACCGGCGGCGACGGCATCGGCGGCGTCTCGGTCCTCGCGTCCGAGACCTTCGAGTCGACCGGCCCCGCCAAGCGTCCGGCGGTTCAGGTCGGCGACCCCTTCCAGGAGAAGCTCCTCATCGAGTGCACCCTGGAGATCTTCAAGGAGAAGCTGGTCGCGGGCATTCAGGACCTCGGCGGCGCCGGGCTCTCCTGCGCGACGTCCGAGCTGGCGAGCGCCGGTTCGGGCGGGATGCGCGTCGAGCTGGACACCGTTCCGCTGCGCGACTCCTCGCTCTCGCCCGAGGAGATCCTCATGAGCGAGTCGCAGGAGCGCATGTGCGCGATCGTCGAGCCGCAGCACGTCGAGCGGTTCATGGAGATCTGCGAGAAGTGGGACGTCATCGCCACCGACATCGGTGAGGTGACCGAGGGCTCGCAGCTGGAGATCTTCTGGCACGGCGAGCAGATCGTGGATGTGCCGCCGCGTTCGGTCGCCCATGAGGGGCCCACGTACAACCGGCCCTACGCCCGGCCCGAGTGGCAGGACGCCCTCCAGGCCGACGACGCCAACAAGCTCCCGCGGCCGGCCACTTCGGCCGAGCTGCGCGAGCAGGTCCTGAAGCTCGTCGCGTCGCCGAACCAGGCGTCCAAGGCGTGGATCACCGACCAGTACGACCGTTTCGTGCAGGGCAACACGGTGCTCGCGATGCCCGAGGACGCGGGCATGGTCCGGATCGACGAGGAGTCGAATCTGGGCGTGACCATGGCGACCGACGGCAACGGCCGGTTCGCGAAGCTCGACCCGTACGCGGGTGCGCAGCTGGCGCTGGCCGAGGCGTACCGCAATGTCGCCACCACCGGTGCCAAGCCGCTGGCCATCTCCGACTGCCTGAACTTCGGCTCGCCCGAGGACCCCGCCGTCATGTGGCAGTTCGCCGAGGCCACCCGCGGTCTCGCGGACGGCTGCCTGGAGCTGGGGACGCCGGTCACCGGCGGCAATGTGTCGCTCTACAACCAGACGGGCGACGCGGCCATCCATCCGACGCCGGTCGTCGCGGTGCTCGGTGTGATCGACGACGTCAACCGCCGTACGCCGATGGCGTTCGCGGAGGAGGGTCAGCTGCTCTACCTCCTCGGGGACACCCGCGAGGAGCTGGGCGGTTCAGCCTGGTCGCAGGTGGTCCACGACCACCTCGGCGGGGTGCCGCCCCGGGTCGACCTGGGGCGCGAGAAGCTGCTCGCGGAGATCCTGATCTCGGCGTCGCGCGACGGCATGATCGACGCCGCGCACGACCTCTCCGACGGCGGTCTGATCCAGGCGGTCACCGAGTCCTGCCTGCGTGGCGGGAAGGGCGCGCGGCTGATCGTCCCCGACGGTCTGTCCGCGTTCACCTTCCTGTTCTCGGAGTCGGCGGGGCGCGCGGTCGTCTCGATTCCGCGCAGCGAGGAGCTCCGCTTCAACGACATGTGCGGGGCGCGGGGTCTGCCGGTCACCCGTATCGGTGTGGTGGACGGCGAGGAGATCGAGGTCCAGGGCGAGTTCAGCATCGCGCTGAGCGAGCTGAGGAGCGCGCACGAGGCCACGGTTCCGGCGCTGTTCGCCTGA
- the purQ gene encoding phosphoribosylformylglycinamidine synthase subunit PurQ — MTARIGVVTFPGTLDDRDALRAVRLAGAEPVSLWHRDKGIQQVDAVVLAGGFSYGDYLRAGAISRFSPVMGTIIEQAKAGLPVLGICNGFQILTESHLLPGAMLRNNHLHFICRDQKLRVENAETAWTADYTAGQEISVPLKNIDGRYVADERVLDELEAEGRVAFRYLDGNPNGSLRDIAGVTNAEGNVVGLMPHPEHAVEPLIGTGRTDGIGFFSSILKKLVNA, encoded by the coding sequence GTGACAGCTCGTATCGGAGTCGTCACCTTCCCTGGCACGCTCGACGACCGGGACGCTCTGCGCGCCGTGCGGCTGGCGGGCGCCGAACCCGTTTCGCTCTGGCATCGTGACAAGGGCATCCAGCAGGTCGACGCGGTCGTCCTCGCGGGTGGTTTCTCGTACGGCGACTATTTGCGGGCCGGTGCCATCTCCCGCTTCTCGCCGGTGATGGGGACGATCATCGAGCAGGCGAAGGCCGGTCTCCCGGTCCTGGGTATCTGCAACGGTTTCCAGATCCTCACCGAGTCGCATTTGCTGCCGGGCGCGATGCTCCGGAACAACCATCTCCACTTCATCTGCCGCGATCAGAAGCTGCGCGTCGAGAACGCGGAGACCGCCTGGACCGCCGACTACACCGCCGGCCAGGAGATCTCCGTACCCCTCAAGAACATCGACGGCCGTTACGTGGCCGACGAGCGGGTGCTCGACGAGCTGGAGGCCGAGGGGCGGGTCGCTTTCCGGTATCTCGACGGCAACCCGAACGGTTCGCTTCGCGACATCGCCGGTGTCACCAACGCCGAAGGCAACGTGGTCGGGCTGATGCCGCACCCCGAGCACGCCGTGGAGCCGCTGATCGGTACGGGGCGTACCGACGGCATCGGATTCTTCTCCTCGATCCTGAAGAAGCTGGTCAACGCATGA